The following are encoded in a window of Verrucomicrobiia bacterium genomic DNA:
- a CDS encoding substrate-binding domain-containing protein: protein MSTLPQRLLLTDQTTALLRDLALKGHWGATLPSEADLCREFQISRVTLRRALLQLAREGIILMGGRGRHHRIIRPVSETETSRGRTVRMLSPYPRHRVNTTAQLVQNALLERLAKEGYLMQLEVHPGFYQRFSEREMRRLLALPDTAGWLLYLSTREQQEYFAKSGQPCVVLGTVHRGVPLANVEFDVRSSSRHAAGLFLARGRQEMIFVTPSPMTAGDQASAEGFIDGASRGRPPGRARLVNYDTTVPDLCRVLREEMERRPCPNAILVGWPEHTFTVIGFLHKLGLRVPEDVAVISRVDDQYLAYSIPSVARYRVDGERMGRRAAELLLDQIQHGPGKIRSIRLLPEFVPGETLG from the coding sequence ATGAGCACGTTGCCCCAGCGCTTGCTGTTGACGGATCAAACCACGGCTCTGCTGCGAGATTTGGCCCTCAAAGGTCACTGGGGCGCCACCCTCCCCAGTGAGGCGGATTTATGCCGCGAATTCCAGATCAGTCGCGTCACCTTGCGGCGCGCCCTGCTGCAGCTTGCCCGTGAAGGAATCATTCTCATGGGCGGGCGCGGACGCCACCACCGCATCATTCGACCCGTTTCCGAGACCGAAACCAGCCGGGGCCGTACGGTGCGAATGCTCAGTCCCTACCCCCGCCATCGCGTCAACACCACGGCCCAGCTTGTGCAAAATGCCTTGCTCGAGCGCCTGGCCAAGGAAGGCTATTTGATGCAATTGGAAGTGCATCCCGGCTTTTATCAGCGGTTTTCCGAACGCGAAATGCGCCGCCTTCTGGCCCTCCCGGACACTGCCGGATGGCTGTTATATCTGTCCACCCGCGAACAGCAGGAATACTTCGCCAAATCCGGCCAACCCTGTGTCGTCCTGGGCACCGTACACCGGGGAGTGCCGCTGGCCAATGTGGAATTTGACGTGCGCTCCAGCAGCCGCCACGCCGCCGGTTTGTTTCTGGCCAGGGGCCGCCAGGAAATGATTTTTGTGACGCCTTCGCCCATGACCGCCGGGGATCAAGCCAGCGCCGAGGGGTTTATTGACGGAGCCTCCAGAGGGCGCCCTCCCGGGCGGGCGCGTCTCGTCAATTACGACACCACCGTGCCGGACTTGTGCCGCGTTCTGCGGGAGGAAATGGAGCGCCGCCCCTGCCCCAATGCCATCCTGGTGGGCTGGCCTGAGCACACCTTCACCGTCATCGGTTTTCTCCATAAACTCGGCCTTCGTGTGCCGGAAGATGTGGCCGTAATCAGCCGCGTGGATGATCAATACCTCGCTTACAGCATCCCCAGCGTGGCCCGTTATCGGGTGGATGGCGAACGCATGGGCCGCCGTGCCGCCGAGCTGCTCCTGGATCAAATCCAACATGGCCCCGGCAAAATCCGCTCCATCCGCCTCTTGCCCGAATTCGTACCCGGCGAGACGCTGGGTTAA
- a CDS encoding inositol monophosphatase, which translates to MTQMELKRALETAQETARAAGALMRRELGRAKEVKETHAHDIKLALDVECQKLIERRLHKVFPRIPVLGEEGRAGEDQGEARWVVDPIDGTVNFAHGIPHACVSIALQVKTAAPPKGVSVYPDGYATMAGVVYDPFTEELWTADWKGPARLNGKVVRVSKRARLAEAVVATGFSKSPSVIRKTLRVLNRLSPRVRKVRIMGAAALSLAYVAGGRMDLYLEQGVRLWDIAAGGLLVERAGGRFEFRRQQGEHRYWMLGENGRVGEELRRVLGRPG; encoded by the coding sequence ATGACTCAAATGGAATTGAAGAGGGCCTTGGAGACCGCCCAGGAAACCGCCCGGGCGGCGGGGGCGTTGATGCGCCGCGAATTGGGACGGGCCAAAGAGGTGAAGGAAACCCATGCGCATGACATCAAGCTGGCGCTGGACGTGGAATGTCAAAAATTGATTGAGCGCCGGTTGCACAAGGTGTTTCCGCGCATTCCAGTGTTGGGTGAGGAAGGCCGGGCGGGGGAAGACCAGGGAGAAGCGCGGTGGGTGGTGGATCCGATTGATGGGACGGTCAATTTCGCGCATGGCATTCCCCATGCCTGCGTCTCGATTGCCTTGCAGGTGAAGACTGCAGCCCCTCCGAAGGGAGTTTCGGTGTATCCCGATGGCTATGCCACCATGGCGGGGGTGGTGTATGATCCGTTCACGGAGGAGTTGTGGACAGCGGACTGGAAAGGGCCGGCGCGGCTGAACGGAAAGGTGGTGCGGGTCAGCAAGCGGGCGCGGCTGGCGGAGGCGGTGGTGGCCACGGGGTTTTCCAAGAGTCCATCGGTCATCCGCAAAACCCTGAGGGTGCTTAACCGGCTGTCGCCCCGGGTGCGCAAGGTGCGGATTATGGGCGCGGCGGCCTTGTCGCTGGCCTATGTTGCCGGTGGACGGATGGATTTATATTTGGAACAGGGCGTGCGGTTGTGGGACATTGCCGCGGGCGGGTTGCTGGTTGAGCGAGCCGGAGGCCGGTTTGAATTTCGGCGCCAGCAGGGGGAGCATCGTTACTGGATGCTGGGCGAGAACGGGCGGGTAGGAGAGGAATTGCGCCGGGTTCTAGGTAGGCCAGGGTGA
- a CDS encoding NUDIX domain-containing protein translates to MDEQIQNVIFDWSGTLVDDLPAAWRATNYVFRQAGLPELTLEQFRAEFCLPFKKFYDRYTPDLPMEQLEQWFHGHFKEVAHLVTELPHARGFLEFCRTRGLRTFVLSSVHPSYYEIQATATGFGELLEHPYVQVYDKRQKIHEIMAAHQLAPRATLFIGDMEHDIETARHGGVWSCAVLTGYNTLHQLRAAEPDLIVEHLGELRQVLTQCDLRLGKYLAEVNVVLPVATVGALIFHPVDRRVLMLRTHKWSNLWGIPGGKIKGGERAEAALRREIREETGLEIGHIRFQLVQDCIQSPEFYRPAHFLLLNYVCEAQAPVAVKLNEEAQEYRWCTMEEALRLPLNTPTRVLLEAVKEGAPRAEP, encoded by the coding sequence ATGGACGAGCAGATCCAGAATGTCATCTTTGACTGGTCGGGCACGCTGGTGGATGATTTGCCGGCGGCGTGGCGGGCCACCAATTATGTCTTCCGGCAGGCGGGGCTGCCGGAATTGACGCTGGAGCAGTTTCGGGCGGAGTTTTGCCTGCCATTCAAAAAGTTTTATGATCGTTATACGCCGGATTTACCCATGGAACAACTGGAGCAGTGGTTTCATGGGCACTTCAAGGAGGTGGCGCATTTGGTCACGGAGCTGCCCCATGCCCGCGGTTTTCTGGAGTTTTGCCGGACGCGGGGGCTGCGCACCTTTGTGTTGAGCAGCGTGCATCCCAGTTATTACGAGATTCAGGCCACCGCCACCGGTTTTGGGGAGCTGCTGGAGCATCCCTACGTGCAGGTTTATGACAAGCGCCAGAAGATCCATGAAATCATGGCGGCGCATCAACTGGCCCCGCGGGCGACGCTGTTTATTGGGGACATGGAGCATGACATTGAAACCGCGCGACATGGCGGGGTGTGGTCGTGCGCGGTTTTAACGGGTTACAACACTCTCCATCAGTTGCGCGCCGCCGAGCCGGATTTGATTGTGGAGCACCTGGGCGAGCTGCGGCAGGTGCTCACCCAATGTGATCTGCGCCTGGGGAAGTACCTGGCCGAAGTGAACGTCGTGCTGCCGGTGGCCACGGTGGGGGCGCTGATCTTTCATCCGGTGGACCGGCGGGTGTTGATGTTGCGGACCCATAAATGGTCCAATCTGTGGGGTATTCCCGGCGGCAAGATCAAAGGAGGAGAGCGGGCGGAGGCGGCTCTGCGGCGGGAGATACGGGAGGAAACCGGATTGGAGATCGGCCATATTCGGTTTCAACTGGTGCAGGATTGCATTCAATCTCCGGAGTTCTATCGCCCGGCGCACTTTCTTTTGTTGAATTACGTGTGCGAAGCGCAAGCCCCGGTGGCGGTGAAGCTCAACGAGGAGGCGCAGGAGTATCGCTGGTGCACGATGGAGGAGGCTCTGCGCCTGCCGCTGAACACGCCGACGCGGGTCTTGCTGGAGGCGGTGAAGGAAGGAGCGCCAAGAGCAGAGCCATGA